The DNA sequence ctaatcgacgatatcatccgatggcccaatgacgacaaatatcgcatttaccaacattggctgtagcattgatgcccaacaatgggcctttgtgtattttggtaacgttggctaatcaacgatatcatccgatggcccaatgatgacaaaaatcgcatttaccaacattggctgtggcactgatgcccaacaatgggcctttgtttattttggtaacgttggctaatcaacgatatcatccgatggcccaatgacgacaaatatcgcatttaccaacattcgctgtagcattgatgcccaacaacgggcctttgtttattttggttacgttggctaatcaacgatatcatccgatggcccaatgacgacaaatatcgcatttaccaacattgactgtagcattgatggccaataatgggcctttgtgtattttggtaacgttggctaatcaacgatatcatccgatggcccaatgatgacaaatatcgcatttaccaacattggctgtggcactgatgcccaacaatgagcctttgtttattttggtaacgttggctaatcaacgatatcatccgatggcccaatgacgataaatattgcatttaccaacattggctgtagcattgatgcccaacaatgagcctttgtgtattttggtaacgttggctagtcaacgatatcatccgatggcccaatgatgacaaatatcgcatttaccaacattggctgtggcactgaagcctaacaatgggcctttgtgtattttggtaacgttggctaatcaacgatatcatacgatggcccaatgacgacaaatatcgcatttaccaacattggctgtagcattgaggcccaaaaatgggcctttgtgtattttgctaccgttcgctaaacaacgataacattcgttggcccaatggtgacgaataccgcatttaccaacattggctgtggcacggatgcccaacaatgggcctttgtgtattttggtaacgttggctagtcaaagatatcatccgatggcccaatgatgacaaatatcgtatttaccaacattggctgtggcactgacgcctaacaatgggcctttgtgtattttggtactggtggctaaacaacgataacatttgttggcccagtgagcacaaatatcgcatttaccaacattagctgtggtactgatgcccaacaataccagttgagtttgcttgtggcgtcactagatggcgttactgtctccaaacatcgaagttatagttattttctcgttattccggatataatcataatatttttttaaagtaacttataaatctaatagctataactataaaatttatacataaatttcaaaaattgtattttaccaacattttctcaatttaaatctcaaaaaacataaatctcgcttacgaagtttcgacttgcggttagtatatatacaaattagagtgtatagtaagtgtacttgcttcggcagtacatgtactaaaattggaacgatacagagaagattaacaacaactgctgcctagggccttcatgtggatacaaccaatgcctaccgtagtgtaattgtaatatttatcagcaaaggcccaacgtcgtattacacaaccacttacctaacgtagggtaactgtaggactcgtaaacaaaagcccattacataattaagactgtaggcccactataaattacacaactatttacctacggtagtattgtaagaatcctacacaaggcccaagttaaagttacaatgttggccctttgtgggacaagctgtgttgggccttcaacctggtgcacgactacctaccgacctacctgacttgccgatgggtaattgttgaatttgcaaacagaagcacaacgaaaaaattgcccttttttatttttttgcaggtggccctacagcaagccatacggccaaatgtaacaattaaccaaccatcaaacaaatgagtataggcccaaccacggcccaaccaaaaccaccaccgttgaataattgtatgatttatttaaataggcccaacgaaaaaattactctaatggccctctgttgggaatctttgggagggcctttgtcgagggccctccagcaaatcgtacggccaaatgtaacaattaaccaaccatcaaacaaatgtgtataggcccaaccacggcccaactaaaaccaccaccgttgaataattgtatgatttatttaaataggcccaacgaaaaaattactctaatggccctctgttgggaatcttcgggagggcatttgtcgagggccctccagcaaatcgtacggccaaatataacggttgcccaactaatacgtaaacaaaggcccaacagaatccctacaagaaaatgctattagggtaaCGATTCGGAAAATCATCATCTTGGCTGACTCTGTTTTAACCATTCATCTGATGCTGCTAAACCATGCTCATctgtactttattttattttagtgatAAGGACTTCATAAGCATTTATGATGGAACAATGAAATACGAAGTTACAAGAAAACTCCAAAATGAACATAAAATATTGATCCACTGCGTGAGTTCTGTAATAGGTAAGaaatattattacatttaaattgTATTCATGTAAGTTAAATTTAACTCAATAATAACTAcactttttttttgcaatagttGGCATCGACGTGCAAGCtgattatttatttcttgacTTGGAACCGCAAGCACCACGTGAAAATTACCATGCTCTTTGGTCTAATTCAAACACACCTAGACCAAATATTGCATCAAAGCAAACTGCCATCACAGATGTATACAAAGAACGCAAGCGGAAGAACGATTCTGACATTACGCAAtgtaaagaaaaaaagaaacgtGAATATACTTTGACGCAAAAACTTAAAGCACTAAAAGAGTCTTTTAGTAAAACATCGAAGACTTTAAAAACGGATATAGATAAATCAGTAGAAACGTCGAACAAAGTAATACATGACTTGCTGGACGGCAGAAACAGACCCCGATTTCCACAGAATAACCAAGTAATTGAAGCGGGTAATGAATTTCCTAGAGTTGATCTCACAAAAGGCATTACAGATGGCTCAAATAATAGACCCAGTTTTTCAGAAAACAGTCTCGTAGTAGAGTATCCTACTGTAGATCTCACTGAAAATGTAGTAGCTGACAAATTGGAAGAAGTTACAATTGATGATAACTATGACTGCATAGATGATTCGCAGATTGACAGTATATTGAGCAAGATAGAATCTGAAATGATATCAAATGTTCCTATTTCTAataatatgcaatataatataatcCCTGAAACGAATGTTTCAAAGGAGCCTGATGTAAATTTTAATGAGAAACCAATGTCAGAAGCTCAAAAAGTGGAACTTATATATAGGAACAACACAAAAAATTTAACAAACAAATCCAGCCGAAGTGCTAAAGACTACAATAAACGTAAAATGGTTAAATCTAATTTCAGTGTCATAGATTTAATAGAAAAGAAAGCGAATATTGCTGATGACAACATTGAAAAGAATATTGACAGAAGCATCGATAGTGGATTTTCTGATGCAattaaatctcaaataaataAGTTCTTACAGCGGGCACAAAATACAACTAAACCTAAAATGCCAGTAATAGATGAGCTGCTTGATAATTCAAAGGCCGAAGAACTACCAGAAGTATTTGTCGACGGTTATAAACAAGAAAATACGAACACTGCTTGCAGCAAATCAAACAACGAGGTACAATGTTCTGAAATCAAAATTCAGGCTGAAGATATGCCGCAAGACGTTGATAAATATGAACAACCTGATATAAATGATGAAAACTATGACTGTGATGAAAATCTCGACTTGCCCGAAGTAAATTTAAAGACTGTACAATTTATAGAATCCAATCAATATGAACGAAAATATGATCAAACCTTCGACAATAGAACTGTAGAATATGATAAAATGGATATGAGTGACAATATACAAGAAACTAGTAAGCCTGACGATAATGATTTTAACGAAATATATCCAACTGCGCCACTAAATACTAACTTGAAACATAAGCCAATTACGAAGCAAAAGTTTGCGCTTACTTCTAACATTACGAGAGATAAAAGCATACCAGTCAATCCATTGCAAACTACGAGAATGAATGAATCTAAAGAAGAACATTTTAAGACTGAAAAAGTCAATGTAAACCCTTTGCTAACTTTAGAACTGAACCAATATGCAAAAAACCAAGCACATACTATCAGCAGTGGTTTATTTAAATCTGATCAAAATATGGacatacataaaaacaaaacaattgaaGGAAGTAAAAGTTGTGATCAAAGCCTTGATATGATTACGCCGTTAAATACAAACTTGGAACTGAATGCAGTTACAGTTAATCACGATAGTCCTATGAAAATTGTTCCTAAAACATGTGAGTTTACATTAAATAACCATTTACCAATTCAAACATTGGAAACTAACAAAAGTGCTGATTTTAGCTTGGCAGAAGTTAGTAACAAGATTTTGGCGACTTTTCAACCCGTAGACCTTAATAATTATGACCAAAAGATTATGAATGGTAACCAAATGGATATGCATAGTAGACAAGAAAGTAATACGCCGAGCCAGAAAATTGATAATGGCCAAACTGCATTTACACATTCTAACGAAAGTCTGAAAAATATAGCACATGATAGTTCTAATATCAATTCTTTAGAAACGATTACCAAACCCAATGATACCAATAATGCTCTGATACCATATAATTGCAGTGTTGAAACTATCGGAAAAAGCTATAATCAACGACCTACCAAGCTGAAATCTTTCATACCGTATACTGATTATCAAAATTCATTTGGTCAAGATATCAATGATTTGCTTCTTGACAAAATGATGAaccaaaataatcatcaaaGTGGACCGTCAGACTATGGCTTAAATAGCGCCAATCTGGTTTTAACAGATCAAATGAGAGATATAGATCCCAGTAACAATTTAGTaagtaaatttaaattgaaacCTTCGAGGAATAACGAAAATTTGACGAGGAATAATAATCAACCTAGTGATTTTTACAATGCCTCAAGTGGTAATAAAAATTCACGCCCTTTTGATACAAAACAAGTTACACAAGAAAAGCATGAACATGGTAACAATCAAAACGAAACCTACTTTAAACGATTCTCTTACACTGCAACTAAAGTAGATGTCTGCACAAAGAAATATGCTCCCGACCACGAACTCCgaattacaagaaaactaaaGTTAGATGTAGATGTAACAGAAATAATGAAACAGGACAATACCAATCAGACCAATGAAGGTTTTAATGGAGAAACTTATAAAGGTCACGATGACTTGAAACCAAAACAAAACAATGAAAATGTATGCGAAAATATCACTGCAGAAAATACAACTGATAAAAACGAACAAACGAATGATGGTGACGTCATTGTAATCGATAAACCTGATATAAATGAAAATAGTAATGCAAGAAAGAGTATACAAAAAAGTGTCGAAGATAAACCAAAGTTTTCAGCAACAAATAACAGTATCGggaatattttacaaaagtacAGTAAAATATTAATGTAAGTATTAACTACAATTAACAAGACAAACTGTTGATTTACCTACCATACATTTGTTTACCAAGCACACCTAATACATATGTCATGTtagtttattgatattttttatttttttcagcaAACCTGAAACATCTACACCGTCTTTTAACAAGATCAATAAGAAAGCTGGCACCTCAAGCGCTAAAGCTATTGAGCACACCATACCCAAACCCAGAAAACCATTTAAAATCACCGATATTAATGGTGTAGAGATGCCTTTATCTCTCGATATAACAAACACCAGTAAACCAGTTGTTAGTAGTCAGATTGAACCTGTTgcaacagctaaaagaatcaaACTTGATACTAAAGAAAATATAGAATTGTATAAACCAGAAGATATTAATGTGACTCCTAAAACTAACTTCAATAATAAAACAGTTGACAACAAATCTTTCGAATCACCTGTTTCGGTTCACAGTTTAAAATTAGACTCAATAGAAGATATTAAGAACGAAAATATATTCAACCCAAAACAAGATATGAAAGATGAAAGTATGTTTAATCCAAAACTACTATTACAATACTGTACCGAAACGAATGAAGACACTGATATAATCGCTCCACCATCAGCTTTCAGTGATAATGCGCCTATCTATTCCCCTATAGCTAGTCAAGAAATTACATCCCTTTACAACAATGATGATCAAATGGAAAATATGGAAGATAACTTCAATAGCACTGCCTTAGATTCAGATTTGCAATCTCCTCCTAAAGAAATGGAAACATGGTGTTTATCCAAAGATGACGAAACATATCAGTCACCAATGAGATCGGCTCCTTGGGTCATTTCACAACGGGCACATACTAATTTAGGTGCAAGACGCGATAAGTTGTGCCAGTTCAAGTTTGTAAGGAAAAAGACGTATAGGCCTAAATGAAAGTGATTTGAATGATTTGAAATAAAGGTTCTTAAAACTATTTGCCTTTTCATTTTTAGCAATTGTTAGTAGTTAATGGAGTTATGCGAGCGAGACGCTCCATCCATAAAATCAAGATATTCAAAATCAgattttacatataaaatgCCGAGTAGTAGCGCAATTGCTAAATATTGTAAGTATGGAGGGTAAGAGGCACAGTCTGTTCAGTCATTCGAGGAGGGAAGACGGAGAGgacgcgcgcacccgagctgcatacaatCGCTGTCTTCGCCATTATTAgtacggcctcctagcctagtcggtacgGTAGTGACTctacctacgaagcaggaggtcccgggttcgaatacattagttttcttaccaaaacgtcCAAAACtcgcgttatttcgtagtcgacaccTAACGTCGAGTAGTGAAACTGTCAGTTCCCCTACTTgacaccagtggcctattttataaagctacaagttacaatttacaagcggaagtctcgttctaacacatggagttagaaagagacttccgcttgtaaattgtaacttgtagctttataaaataggccacagatgtCACAAGTGTAGCTACTGacgaataatgtaggtacttatactaaaacaatttacaactaataatataataagcaGATAGGGTTGAAAATAGACTTCCAGTTAATCctgttataatattagctgaaaattgttgagttTTCGTTCGCTGAGACTATAGACATTTATTGACAACTAGTTTAGTACTGATTGgtactgataaattccgctacATGACGCTAGAtatcgactacgaaataacgggcgttttggtaagaaaactgatgtatggagttaccactctttctaTACTTATATTATACTCTATTGGTAATATCAGAGacatatataactccgtatatcCTCTATCCTATATCCTCTCTggtaatacagggtgtttggtacatcgtttggtacatcggcagataggttgagtcatttgctgtctactcatgcctagaaaaacaaaattggccatgttttttttttactattactatgcaaataaaaacttgaaatttacgaaaaactggcatagaagtgaaaaaaaaatacgccaaattaataatttctaggtctcagaagatagcaaatgctcaacctatctgccgttttaatttggcaaacgatgtaccaaacaccctgtataatagggggtattactgcaatttTCTGCCGgtagagtgcagcactagctccTACCTTACCATAGAGTAACTAGAGTTTGCGGAAAGAGAATattcgtgaaatgtatggggtccaatacattctacgacttttctctttccgcactGGCTCTActatcaataaaattattattctcTTATCCAATGATATCTAAAACGAGTACGTGGTGTGACGAGGCCCcgccacatctggcgtctttcgagcgtcggcgtctgtcggcgtcggtccagcgctatggaaaatgacgtcgctgcgcagttgcgtcgacgctgcgtcgacgttgtgtcgacgtcggccatagaattgtagacgccgacgctcgaaagacgccagatgtggggggaccCTAAGTGGGAGCGAGAAAGAGCCAACAAGGACGCAGCAATACGTAGAACTGTCAACGCATTTTCAACGTCCTTGTCGCCACTTAAACTGATATTTcattctcgctctcacttatggatcCGGCAAATCAAAGTCGCGCTGTAGTGCGTTAGTTTGTTACGGCTGTTAATCGATCGATCAAATGCCGCAATGTATTACAAATCGCATACGACTATCGCGACGTTTGTAGAGGCCATTATAGTCTGTGGTTGATTTGATTGATGTAACCTTTATCTATGTAGTTATAGATAATCTGTGCGCGGGGTCGGTGATCGGTGTGCGCCTGTGCAGACCTCATCAAAGCCGAAAGCGTTTGGCTGCTCGTTGAAGTTATTCGTTATTCCTTATTTTATGGTCAGTATTTACCGGCTTTCATTagtttattaatattaacgccgtCCCATTATTTCTTCTTCTAATAGCACCAAGCATAATATGAAGGTACGCGATGTCATTTTAACCTATTTCTTTTATCTTCTCTTTTTTAGTATATTTGCATCATTTACCACcatgtaatttattatatttcatcTTAACCTATATATTAGCATTTATAAGTgatacaattttaataattttagggTTATTAATATACCGGCTGTCCGCCGTCCGGCATGCCATTATGGAGCCATCTTGATGTACTGTAATGGCCGCCGTCCGTGTCACATGTGACAAACTTAATTTTGCCACGAAGTGATCGTATTTAGCGTGTTACAGTGTTAGAAATTGACTAGTGAATGCTCGTATTAGTTGTGTGATCGGTGTTTGTAATGATTCGGTCGATGCAGATGGAGGGAGGCGTAGTTCACCCGCACCCGGGAGCGGTCGGCGTCGTGCACGGCGGAGTGCCGGGAGTCGTGCACGGGATGCCCGTGCACGGAGCGGGCCCGGACGGCGAGCACGCACAGCACGGGCCGCGCCGCCGCTACAACAACCGCCCGAAACCGCCCAACAACTTGGAGAGACTTCCGTTAGACGAGGCTGCTAAGAGAGTAAGTACCTACCCTACCCTCTTTTATGATTATGTATCGTTTTTTACCAGTCATTGTACAGTACCACTTCATCATCACGATGCAGGCAGCCTTAGTGTATCATTAGCATCTTTTGTTGAACCAGACAACAGTAAGTAATAGACTCTTATACTTGTCATCTTAAATAATAGAATAAATGACTGGTTAAAATGATTGTGCTGCTGATACGGTTGAATTACAAGACTGTACTCAGCATACAGTTTCATAAATTATTGACTTCTCAACCAAGATTCAAACTGCAAACTATTATGGTCAAATCAGTAGCAAtctttcatttattattttatacttatccAATAGGAAATGGAATCTCTCCCGATGAAGACTCCGGTGTCGGTTCTCCAAGAGCTGTTGGCTCGCCGAGGAACCGTGCCTAAGTATGAACTGGTGCAGATTGAGGGCATGATCCATGAACCTACATTCCGTTATCGAGTGACCGTCGCTGATCTTGTTGGTGAGTAAATCACATAGATGTCTTGACTATTTTCACCCAGAACATGAAAAATACTGATTTATTCTCTACATTGGTAGTAAAATAGGCTTTTTGTAGATAATTTTTACCTTTATTGCCTCACAGTAACCTTCTGACATTTGCATATTACCAATTAGTGATTCTGCATTactctgataaaaaaacttGCAATAGGTAACTCAAATACTTCTTTCATAACAAAACAGCTGATCTTGACCACATAAACTGGCTCAAttcacaaaaattttcaccacaccagctcggaaaggcttactttgcacttcaaaaacggatagcttGCAgataagttgcattttattcacatgtgaggcaaagtaatcaaatgcaaattttgagttcatttcttatgtttgctggtagaattgactttcaaataataattttggatcataaatatttaataacattcatttggatttgattttgtttgatattttacatttaatatttgcttccggTTGGAGTGGtgtaaaattttgtgtttcactcgggggcaaattttgtttaacccttgtgctttgaaaccctcgaaACGCTcatgattccatttttcgaaccactcgctacgctcgtggttcaattttgcaatctttcgcttgctcgggtatcaatattagcacgagcggttaaacaaaacCTTTGCCCCCTCGTAAAACAGATAACTATTGTATGGTTGTCTTGACTTAAAAAAAATCGTCCTCTTTCAATAATTGACAAATTTtaagaatacaaaaaaaaaatatgtttatgaaCTTAGGAGTCTTAAAGCATTAAGCTCCTAAATATAGAAAGTAGTACTCTTTTTGCTATATCAATATTTTTTGTGAATAGCTATGGGCACTGGGCGCTCCAAGAAGGAGGCCAAGCACTCCGCAGCCAAGGCTCTGCTTGACAAGCTGACTGGTGCTGCCCCGGCTGACCCGCCAGCTAATGGAACTGTGCCTGAGACGTAAGTAGTTCCAACTTTTCTTAAAGGTGCATCTATACTGTACTGTAAAATTGTTACCGCATTGCATAGTTGCTCTAAAAAAGTTAACTGCAGTGTGGATGCACCTTAATACTTCTTGTGTTTCCAAGACTTATGCCTTCATATTCCAATAGTGGCTAACACATAAGGTCCACTTCACATGTGATGAGTGGTCATCACACCATTAACCAtcatttcctacttttcgcactagtatcgtaaagtacagtcaaaagttttaatttatgacccattttataccttgtcacagttacaatagtatgaggtctctagcga is a window from the Cydia fagiglandana chromosome 13, ilCydFagi1.1, whole genome shotgun sequence genome containing:
- the LOC134670370 gene encoding putative uncharacterized protein DDB_G0277255, translating into MNSLASSGLITMDDFSCIESTEAGRLMSLFYMDVETMKNIMKIQGSETLERLLCIVCESHELADMHLRVDERRCLNLLNRNNKAATIRFPMKGKISTRQMKLNCIIQATLGCLPIPEPALNQEALKVMRTASRVCKCLVRYVTRPELPPQPQTFSAVLNSIILSKCIEAHLWENSPYVSKQLKGIGPTFSTLLASAGVTSFMLLEESHPRDLERIMNKGPPAGNIIRKQVSLLPKYQLTVTPIDARSVTIQLMLLNHNHLSENMDQLTAGDNHKSYLIVGDLENYLLLLTQFTDKDFISIYDGTMKYEVTRKLQNEHKILIHCVSSVIVGIDVQADYLFLDLEPQAPRENYHALWSNSNTPRPNIASKQTAITDVYKERKRKNDSDITQCKEKKKREYTLTQKLKALKESFSKTSKTLKTDIDKSVETSNKVIHDLLDGRNRPRFPQNNQVIEAGNEFPRVDLTKGITDGSNNRPSFSENSLVVEYPTVDLTENVVADKLEEVTIDDNYDCIDDSQIDSILSKIESEMISNVPISNNMQYNIIPETNVSKEPDVNFNEKPMSEAQKVELIYRNNTKNLTNKSSRSAKDYNKRKMVKSNFSVIDLIEKKANIADDNIEKNIDRSIDSGFSDAIKSQINKFLQRAQNTTKPKMPVIDELLDNSKAEELPEVFVDGYKQENTNTACSKSNNEVQCSEIKIQAEDMPQDVDKYEQPDINDENYDCDENLDLPEVNLKTVQFIESNQYERKYDQTFDNRTVEYDKMDMSDNIQETSKPDDNDFNEIYPTAPLNTNLKHKPITKQKFALTSNITRDKSIPVNPLQTTRMNESKEEHFKTEKVNVNPLLTLELNQYAKNQAHTISSGLFKSDQNMDIHKNKTIEGSKSCDQSLDMITPLNTNLELNAVTVNHDSPMKIVPKTCEFTLNNHLPIQTLETNKSADFSLAEVSNKILATFQPVDLNNYDQKIMNGNQMDMHSRQESNTPSQKIDNGQTAFTHSNESLKNIAHDSSNINSLETITKPNDTNNALIPYNCSVETIGKSYNQRPTKLKSFIPYTDYQNSFGQDINDLLLDKMMNQNNHQSGPSDYGLNSANLVLTDQMRDIDPSNNLVSKFKLKPSRNNENLTRNNNQPSDFYNASSGNKNSRPFDTKQVTQEKHEHGNNQNETYFKRFSYTATKVDVCTKKYAPDHELRITRKLKLDVDVTEIMKQDNTNQTNEGFNGETYKGHDDLKPKQNNENVCENITAENTTDKNEQTNDGDVIVIDKPDINENSNARKSIQKSVEDKPKFSATNNSIGNILQKYSKILIKPETSTPSFNKINKKAGTSSAKAIEHTIPKPRKPFKITDINGVEMPLSLDITNTSKPVVSSQIEPVATAKRIKLDTKENIELYKPEDINVTPKTNFNNKTVDNKSFESPVSVHSLKLDSIEDIKNENIFNPKQDMKDESMFNPKLLLQYCTETNEDTDIIAPPSAFSDNAPIYSPIASQEITSLYNNDDQMENMEDNFNSTALDSDLQSPPKEMETWCLSKDDETYQSPMRSAPWVISQRAHTNLGARRDKLCQFKFVRKKTYRPK